From the genome of Vanessa tameamea isolate UH-Manoa-2023 chromosome 16, ilVanTame1 primary haplotype, whole genome shotgun sequence, one region includes:
- the Pka-r1 gene encoding cAMP-dependent protein kinase type I regulatory subunit codes for MDSIEEVQCLQQCENYIQNHNIQLLLKECIVQLCLHKPENPIVFLRQYFQKLEREQVKAAAAAAATSEGEADGELSPLPVPGGQLPRRRGGISAEPVTEEDATSYVKKVVPKDYKTMGALSRAIASNVLFTHLDESERADMFDAMFPVQCLQGETVIRQGDEGDNFYIIDSGEVEVLVNGEVVTTIGEGGSFGELALIYGTPRAATVRARSPLKLWGLDRDSYRRILMGSTIRKRRMYDEFLSRVSILESLEKWERLTVADALEPVSFNEGETIVRQGEPGNDFYIIVEGTAVVLQQRGAGGDAVEVGRLGPSDYFGEIALLLDRPRAATVRAAGPLKCVKLDRARFERVLGLCADILKRNIAQYNSFVSLSV; via the exons ATGGACTCAATTGAGGAAGTACAATGTTTACAACAGTGTGAAAACTATATACAAAACCATAATATACAATTACTGTTAAAAGAATGCATCGTTCAACTTTGCTTGCATAAGCCTGAGAATCCTATAGTCTTTTTAAGGCAATATTTTCAAAAGTTAGAAAGA GAGCAAGTGAAAGCTGCAGCAGCGGCAGCAGCAACTTCCGAAGGAGAGGCAGATGGTGAATTATCACCTTTGCCTGTACCTGGTGGGCAGTTACCACGCAGACGAGGAGGCATTAGTGCTGAACCAGTTACAGAGGAAGATGCAACAAGCTATGTTAAAAAG gTGGTGCCAAAAGATTACAAAACTATGGGAGCGCTATCCCGAGCGATAGCATCTAACGTGTTATTTACACACTTAGATGAATCAGAACGTGCGGATATGTTCGACGCCATGTTTCCAGTCCAATGTCTGCAAGGAGAAACTGTCATAAGGCAAGGGGACGAGGGGGACAATTTCTACATAATCGATTCTGGTGAAGTTGAG GTGCTGGTGAACGGCGAGGTGGTAACGACGATTGGCGAGGGCGGCAGCTTCGGCGAGCTGGCGCTGATCTACGGCACGCCGCGCGCCGCCACCGTGCGCGCGCGATCTCCGCTCAAGCTGTGGGGGCTAGACCGCGACTCCTACCGCCGCATACTCATGGGCTCCACCATCAGGAAGCGCCGCATGTACGACGAATTCCTGTCGCGTGTCTCTATTCTAG AGAGTCTAGAGAAGTGGGAGCGTCTCACCGTGGCCGATGCGCTGGAGCCGGTGTCGTTCAACGAAGGAGAGACCATCGTACGACAGGGTGAGCCCGGTAACGACTTCTACATCATCGTTGAAG GCACCGCGGTGGTGCTGCAGCAGCGCGGCGCGGGCGGGGACGCGGTGGAGGTGGGGCGGCTCGGCCCGTCCGACTACTTCGGGGAGATCGCGTTGCTGCTGGACCGGCCGCGCGCCGCCACCGTGCGCGCCGCCGGACCGCTCAAGTGCGTCAAGCTGGATCGCGCGAG GTTTGAACGAGTTTTGGGTCTCTGTGCTGACATCCTTAAACGAAATATTGCACAGTACAACAGTTTTGTGTCTTTAtcggtttaa